The sequence ACATTTACCATCAATAATGAATTGTAAAATCTCGTCTTACAGTGATTAAAGCTGCAATAGTACCTCCAAATTAGGGAAAGAAGTCATCTCTTCATCCAGCATCTGCAGTGCAATATGATCTTTAGGTACTTCTCCTTCATTAGTCTTCAACAAGGAGAAGGAATGGATTTAGCTAGGCCTTGCAAATACTGTTCAAATATTGCTTCCCAAATAAAAAAACACTTTAAGAACTACCCAAAACCTTTCTCCTTGAACTGGTTACTGGCTAGCAATTAAGGACCTCTTAGAAGTTAAACATAGATTGTAGCAATCGGGAACTTAGGAATCTACgctcaaaaaaaaaagaaactaaccCGGTTTACCCTGTAACGCCGAGCATGGCAACAATTTAGAACTATGGTAGCCACCAAGATCAGACAAAGGAAAAGAAATCAATTGCTGCTCCAATGATCATTTTTTTCATGAGCTATAGCTTATTTTCAAGATATCTCAatataatagctattgttgtaccCTTCAGAATTTCATGTATTTAAGAATTCTGCTGAGTGCTGACATCTTTAGATCGTTTTGAACCTGAGGTGACATCCTTGGAAAGTTCCTTTCTTTTAAAATCAGTAAAATCTTTAGCAGGTCCATGATATGCAATTTGAAAAAAGAGTGAGATTTCAAGCAGTTTTATCCCTTCATCATGTTAGAGAGGAATATCTTGCATTATTGCAAACTGTTTCTCCGAAAGTTTATTGTCAATTTGTCATTTATTTTCATGCAATGAGTATTTCACCACTAACTGTTTTTCTACTACGATCTTCTCTTATGTCCATTACTATACAATCAATCACATAGAGTGTTAAGTGTTATATTCGAGAAAATTCATACAATTTCAATTTTGTGCTATGATTTTCATCCAACTTTTCTAAATGATAACATCACCTCCGAAAGTCATAGGTTGCTCCACATCACAAGCATGTAATAGAACAAAAACTATGTATCCTTCTAGCATTTAGTTTTCTTAAACATTTGAAAACCTtctaaatttatcaataattatctCAGGGAGAAGTTTCCCCGTGTATACTAACAATATTGAGTAAAAGTAATAAGATGAGTTGTCAATTTCTAAGGTCTTGCATGCTACAGGCTGCAGCATGTATGTCTTATGGTGTATTAGTAGGTGTACACTACCTTCTCAGTCACATTCCTAATTAGCACAGTAAATGCACTCAACAATTATACATCTACATACTGCAAACATTTTCGGTCTTTCCTATTAGGCCTATTATACTACTGTCTTTCCTGAAATTCCTTTTTGATATTACGCGAGGGTCATTCCTTCAAATTTACTTTTCCACTATACCTCATTGAATACACAAGTCCaactaatatattaaaataaccaATCAAATGGTGTCCCATAAAAGCAGATAGAGGGTGCAGTTCTCTTCCAATAGGAAGATCTCTGTGAATTCTGAAAGAGGAGCTTTGCTACCTGGTCAGAATTATTTGAGGATAAGTTGATGCTGAATGATGTTCATGGTCCATTCGAAATGCTCCACCATTTGGTTTGGATATAAACATCAAACGGAGTAGTATAAATTACTCTCAGAGATTTTCAGATGAGGTGGTTTAGAGAGATAAGTTAATGTTGATATCAGAGTCTAGATGAGGTGGTTTAGAGGGATAAATTAATGTTGATTAATCAGTGTCAGTGTCACCAATAGTCCCCACATGAACAGTTCCCACCATGGAAAACGTGAAAGCGGTTTTTGTCTTTGATGACTAGCGCTCTTCCGAAAACTTTGGAGATATATTTACACGAAGAGTGGCAATCATTGCATGCTCGGAGATTTTTCGTCACCCGTATGATTGCTCCTGGTTTTGTTCTCATCAATCCAAAAGCAATCGCCAACTTCTCACTGTGGTGATAAAGAATATCCTTTTTCAGATCTTCTGCCACATCTTGATAAACAGACTTTGTATCAGGCACATATCCTTCTTCTTGTATTCTGAATATTAAGTCCTTCAGAAACCTAGAGATTTCAGGATATAGTGGATGATCCTTTTCGCTAGCCATAAATGTGTAAATTGCTCCATTTATCTCGACTGAGCTCAGGCCTGGATCCTTCTTTAAAGCTGTTGATCTGAGTAATGATCTGGTTGACTTTACACCCTCCAAATTTCCGGACAAAGCATAAATATTTGAGAGAAGTACATAATATCCTGCATCTTCTGGCTTTAGCTCAAAAAGCCTCTGTGATACCTCAACACCTAGCTCAATATTCCCATGAGCTTTACAAGCACCAAGCAAAGCACCATAAACATCCACACCTGGTTGCAAATGCATGTTACTAATTACTGAGTAAGCATCATTTAATCTCCCTGCACGTCCAAGAAGGTCAACAACACATGCGTAGTGCTTTTGATTGGGGAAAAGGTTCCATCTTGCTACCATATTGTCAAAAATATACAATCCTTGTTCAACCAACCCACCATGACCGCAAGCACTCAAGACAGAAACCAAGGTTGACTCATTTGGATCTATACCTAAATCTTGCATCTCCTGGAAAAGGTGTACTGCATCATTACCGTACCCATGCATCCCATTACCAGCAATTAATGCATTCCAGCATGCAGCATCTTTCACAGCCATCCCTTCAAAAAATCTTCTCGCATCACCCAACTTAGCACAATTTGCATACATGTCTATAATAGATGATCCCAAAAAAGTATCGCTTTCAATCCCAATTTTTATTACCAATGCATGCACCCTCCTGCCTTGCTGCAAAGCTCCTGAACTGCTGCATCCTGAAAGGATGCCAATCAGAGCAACAGAATCAAGTTCCACGTCTTCTGTGGCCATCATCTGGTTGACATGTTCTACCGCCATACTCAAGTTTGCACTCTTTACAAACCCAGTTAACATCAATGTCCAAGCAACTACATCTTTTACAGACATctcaaagaatatacaataagcATCATcaacaaagtttacatcaatataCATCTCCATCAGACGAGTTTCAACAGGTTGGCTTTTATCATGACCAGATTTAACTACTAAACCATGAATTTGAGTAACTATTTTTAAATCCCCAACCCCAAAAGCAGCAGAAACCAAACTCATTATCGTAAATGTATCCATTAACAAGCTCCTTCTCATTAAATTGAATAGTCCAATTGCTTCCTCTACCATACCATTATTAGAATACCCAAAAATAATCGCGTTCCACGAGACAGCATTCCTCTCAGACATACTATCAAACACATATCTGGCAGCAATCGGACACCCCAATTTTGAATACATATGAACCAATCCACTTTGCACAAACACATTACATCCATACTCTTGCTTAACCCAATAACAATGAAGTGATTTCCCCATCAGGATCAACCTTAATTTTCCGATAGCAGGTAAAACACTTGAAATTGTAATTGCATTAGGCACTAACCCACAATTAACCATCTGCCCAAATTTCTCAATAGCTTCAACAAAAAAACCATTCTTTGTAAACCCATTTATCAATATGGTCCAAGAAACCAAGTTTTTGTGCTCTATAAAACAAAAAACTTTGTTGATTTCTCCTATATGTCGACATGATGCATATGAATTCATCAATCTGTTACAAAGACGCGTCCTCCGAAAAAGACCAGAGACAACGATGTGGGCATGAACTTGTTGAATAAGT comes from Capsicum annuum cultivar UCD-10X-F1 chromosome 2, UCD10Xv1.1, whole genome shotgun sequence and encodes:
- the LOC107859737 gene encoding pentatricopeptide repeat-containing protein At1g11290, chloroplastic-like → MIRFSSLMSSFTWRQNGTYPKFKISHIPDFNATELWLVSILQRLKEPKLIQQVHAHIVVSGLFRRTRLCNRLMNSYASCRHIGEINKVFCFIEHKNLVSWTILINGFTKNGFFVEAIEKFGQMVNCGLVPNAITISSVLPAIGKLRLILMGKSLHCYWVKQEYGCNVFVQSGLVHMYSKLGCPIAARYVFDSMSERNAVSWNAIIFGYSNNGMVEEAIGLFNLMRRSLLMDTFTIMSLVSAAFGVGDLKIVTQIHGLVVKSGHDKSQPVETRLMEMYIDVNFVDDAYCIFFEMSVKDVVAWTLMLTGFVKSANLSMAVEHVNQMMATEDVELDSVALIGILSGCSSSGALQQGRRVHALVIKIGIESDTFLGSSIIDMYANCAKLGDARRFFEGMAVKDAACWNALIAGNGMHGYGNDAVHLFQEMQDLGIDPNESTLVSVLSACGHGGLVEQGLYIFDNMVARWNLFPNQKHYACVVDLLGRAGRLNDAYSVISNMHLQPGVDVYGALLGACKAHGNIELGVEVSQRLFELKPEDAGYYVLLSNIYALSGNLEGVKSTRSLLRSTALKKDPGLSSVEINGAIYTFMASEKDHPLYPEISRFLKDLIFRIQEEGYVPDTKSVYQDVAEDLKKDILYHHSEKLAIAFGLMRTKPGAIIRVTKNLRACNDCHSSCKYISKVFGRALVIKDKNRFHVFHGGNCSCGDYW